The Setaria viridis chromosome 9, Setaria_viridis_v4.0, whole genome shotgun sequence sequence ATTAGGAGTATTTTGATCTTTATTCATCTGCTTTAATAGCCTTTAGTCCCTGGATTCAAACAGGGTAGGCACGAAAGTTTAGTCCCTTTAGTACAGGGACTAAAGGAACCAACCAGGTACTGATTGGGGTAAAACCATTACTCgatatgtatatgtatgtaaTGTATATTTAACATCATGGGCATTAAATATTAGTCTACTATTTAAAAAGATATAATTACATAAAATTTTAAAAGATGAAGTGGTGCATATGCCCCGCTACACATACACCTATACTTCGCGGTATGGTACTACTCTAGGTCCATAGGAACGTTCATAGTTTATGCTTAACTTCACCGtattctcttttctcttttcagtCACTAGTAAATTAAGAGATATTAGAGACTTATGAATTCATCACATTTGAGGCCGACTTGTAATTCGTACGTAATAAATATACTATAATTATTTCAGTTACTCGGGATTTGGCTCCCAAATAGCACTGGTGACTGGAATTCATACACAGGGAAATGAGTGGCCACTTAAATTCCCCTCCGGGATTTTTCCTAGCATATAGTTAGGACTGCCCATGAATGATCTCACACGTTCCGTCTACAAATTCGATGTACCACGCCAAAATTAAATACTATTTTACATTATCTATATTAATTCTCACAAAATACACTCAAAAGTAAAGAAATCTTATAAACTAAAAAACACACGTTCCTGatctcccttcttcttcctcacgttTACGGCGGATCCTTACGAGATGCCAGCTCCTATCCTACCTGTTGTGATAACCATGGCAAGATCTTAGATATCTTTCTCTTCCCTTCTTTTTCATGGacgaaggaggagaaggatcatTCGATCTGATCAGGTGAGATTTTCTtcggtctctctctctccccgttCTCTTCCATATCATAGGACATAGGAGGAAAAAAAGATCAATCTAATCCGGAATGAGTTGTAGTCAGAGATGCATACGGCCTTCATAGAGAGTTGTGATGTTGTGCATGCTAGCATGGTCGTGCTTGCTGCTGTCGCTGGTTTCGCAGCTATGCAGTTCACTAACGTCACTTGCCACGTTGATCGATCTGAGAATATTTGGACTCTGGGTTGTTCTAATGACAGCTATGAATCTATATGCAGGTAAGCGCTAGCTGCATGATGCTAGCACATGAGCACAGCACTACAGGCTGAAACTCTTGCTGCAAAACGAGTCGTCGGCTGACAGCCTACGATGTATATTAGAGATATAAGCCTTCAATTAAATTCTGAATTCTAGGAGTTAATGCCGAACAACCTTATTGGGACAAGTTACTGCATGCACAACAAGTACGCCAACATCAAGTGATGCAGGTGCTTTGGTGTACTAAGTTTTTGTACCACATCTCATCCTGAATAACAGACAAGTAAAGCTCACCATGCATCACAAATTGAAGAACACCAAATTCATTTGCCATGTCTCTATGTACCTATTCGTCGGTATGGTTAATTGATCGCACGCCATGCAGAGAAGACCCAAGATGGATGGCAAGGACGAAGGAGGCTCATTAAGCTTTGCTTCAGATGAGGCCATGGGTATGTATGCACTCAGTCGCTATACCCACAATCTGCATCATCATGTCATCCATGCAAAGGTTACTTCTACTAAGTGGCCATGGCTGCATGTGGGTGCCGTATGCAGCCTCCTATGTACATGGTTCTATACTATAATTAATTCCAAAATTAATGAATTAGTAAAAACGTCCTAGATGCGTACATGTATCGTTCAATACCCAAAATTGTTCTATGAACCACTTGACCAGAAATTTATATATAGAGACATGTACAAACGGCTAACTAAACTATGATAGTATGTATATTCGTACCACTCTGGCTTAGTGAGAATGACTTAAAGAATGAGCAGTCCCCGATACATGGAAAAACAGACTTCTCACtactatatataaatatataggaataaaaaatatataggaGTGTGTTTTCCTTATGTAATTGTCTGCTTTTTTAATTCTTATGAAGACTTTGGCTTCAGGATTATTCATATAGGTTTCTAAATCAATCATTATTTTTAACTACACAACCCATTTGATTGATGACTAAATATTTAAGTGAAAAATAGAAAATTCACGCATACATCTGAGGTAGACTATAACCTAGCTACATGTGTGCGGAAATATTTGTTACTGAAATAAACATACATGTTAAAACCTGAAATGAGCCATAGCTACTTATAAACACAACTGATGTGTCTTAGGCAGGCCAAACAAATATGTACCATCAtagcaacaaaacaaaaatgttaGGGAAGCCAAAATTGAGATGAAGTTGCATAAAGAGTAATTAGCAACTAAAGCGTATCACATTCGGATAAAGGTATACGAAAAAATATCTATATGAGTGAGAgggaaaaataagaaattttaaTTGGTTATGGAcccatatttttctataaatttgtaATAACTATCTCTCTTAAAATTACTGGCCCGTTTGACGAACTAGTCGACTTCGATACAAAACCGTGCCACTGAGTGGTGGGCAGGCGCTATCTGCTTCACGGAAAACGTGAAAACGACAGGTGAATTTGATGTGAACCTCGTCGAGCTTCTGCCACAGGGAACACGGAGGGGCCGCCCTGCTGCTTGCATCAGAAACCGGCGGGGCGTACGCCGGCCGGAAACGCGACGACGACCCCGTCTTCCTCGGAAACACGCGTACGGCGTACCGACGAAACCGTGTTCCCTCCTCATCGCGTCgaaagagaggaagaaaaaaacgCGCAGATCACACGCACGCTGGTCGGCTGGACGACGGAGTGGTAGGAGCTCCGAAGCGGGCAGGCATACCCTCCCGTCCGCCGTGTGATTGCGAATCAAAGCTGGTATGTATATAATGTGTGTGAACGCTTATGCTAACCAAATCCTTGCATCGTACCAGTAGACAACAGATAAACAATTAACCAGTACGACGTGTGTGCCCCTGCCCCTAGAATGGAAACTCTCACTAAGGAAAACAAAGAGCAAAAAACGTTGCTACTACCCGAAACTATATAAAAATCCAGATTTTTCGTTGCATGTTTTGGTCGCAGAATGGGTGCAGATACAGAATAACTTATGTGGCCAGAGGAGCGCGTGTGGGTACCGGAACATGACAGCAACTGAAGGACGCCGCGTCAGTCTTAGTTAAAAAGAACTGAAAACGGCGTCCGGTCTGAACCTACTTCCCATCGGAGACCGGGGATTGACCCATCCATCAACCGTTCCACAGCTCAAACAAACTCGTACTAGGAATATCAATAAAAACCAGAAGGGGCCAAACATTCAATATATCTAGTGGACGTTCAGATGGGAGAATTTGAACGTTAGGTAAAATTTGCCTGCATTTGATTTCCACAGAGCTGATTGGACCAAGAATATAATGGCTGAATGGGAACACGAGGGAGGCATGAACTGGCTGCCCTGCCATGGGGACTATTTGTCAATTAAACAGGTTTAATTATAATGTCCTCAAGTGTTGGAAGGCAGTGAGGTTGGTGCTTCCAGTAGTGTGTGCCTGTTTGATTTTAAATTTGTTTGGCCTTTATGTATATAGGACTTCTAGAATGAGGAGCAGGTACCGTACGCTGGTCTTCAGCTGACATGCTTCTAGAGAAAGAATGCAGACATTAGGAAATAGTTTCAGCTGAAATATCGTCATGGAGACACTGTTCTTTGAGCAAGGCGGGTGCGTGCGTGCTTGCTCGATCTCCAATTTTTGGCGCTTGTATGACTTCTAGAATGAGGAGACGGTGTTGTTAGTCTTCATCTGACAGCTGACATgcttctagaaaaaaaatgctgCCATGAAGATATACTTCCAAAAATACCATTGCAAAGGAAACTGTTATCATTCTAGCAAATGCTTTCATAGGATGCAGGAATTCAGAGTAACTTCATTACGGACTTTAGAACCTCTTGCCCTGGATAACATGCACATTTTTAGTACAATTTTGAACGTCCAGCCGTAGATAACATGCTTACGTTTAGCAGATAATCGCATAGTAGTTCAGTGCTGTAAAGCAAAAGCGAAAGGGCCTCTTCAAGATTTTAATACAGCTGCTAACTTTGAATGGAGCAGTGCTGGAAGGATTTCAGTGGTGGCTTTTGTCTGAGTTGCTTTCAGGCACTCCACATGGGCAGGAAAAGATCAAAAGATAGCTCTAGTTTGGAGGTATCTTTCTGCCAGTTTTAGGAGAACCTGTGATTTGACCTGTTACTACTTGTATGAGTTTCTAGACCAGCTCACTTGGTTTGAGCAGTTCTTTGTTAGTGACTACACGTGGTGATGTGACGAACTGCTGCACTCTTTGAACAGCTCTTCCAGAGAGTTCACTACAAGTTACTGCCTACAATTATGGATGGTTATACGTAACAGAGTTACACAAATTTCTGGTCGCAGTTCCTCAGGGAGACGttctcgaaaaaaaaatcatcggGGAGACCTGAGACTGTGACATGCTTTTGGAGTTCAAACGTGATGATGGGAGCCAAGTTTTTTCAGACCGAAAGAGTGTTAGGATTCGAaatggcgccggcgccggatccGGTTCGGCAGACTTATTTGATGATTCGCAACGAAAATCGCCGTACCGTGCACAAGAGTGCTGAGAAGAGTGCCATTGCTGACAAGGTAGCAGCGCACAGTTGATGACTGGGACTTTGAATTGTTCAAGCTCCAACTTTCACCATGGAATGGTCCCGGCTTCTAGTGTTTGGTAAAACGGGTTTGCTGTAATCAACCTGTCAATGTTTATGAATTTGAAATGCTTGCGTGAATTACGATCAGGTACTAATCGAGACCgatgacacacacacacaaacttGTATGGCAGAATGAAGCTGCTATTCTGGACTGACTCCGAACTGGTCCGAAGTCTGAATTAGGAAAGCTAGACCGGTGGATGAGCTCCATCCATCCACACAAGATCATACACGTGTTCTTTCTTCCTACTATTAAATTCCACAAAGAAttctaaaaaatcaaattaaTTTCAGCCGGTTTCGAATTTTATACGTGATCCCAACCCAAATATGGCCTGAAAACGCTAGACCTGTCGGATCtgccaaaaaggaaaaaggaccGTGACGGCTGGCACCTAACTAAAGCCAGCGCGCGTTAAGGCATTACCGACCGTTTCTTCCCTCCCCCGCGGTTTATACACACATTCAAACATGCGTTCAACGTCAACGTTCCAATTCAAACCCTTTACCCGTCCGTTGCCTTCCCTCCCTATTTGAACCCGCCTTCCACCTCCAGCCCCCCACCCAGTCTTCGCATTGAACGCTTCACACCTCACCCACCAAGAGAACAACCCAGCACGCCTCTCCAAGAACTCATCGTCCAAGCCCCTGACCTTCTAGCTCATCCCGCTGGTCTCGATGGCGCTGCTGGCGCGGAGAGCACGGAGGGCGGTCACCAAGGCGGTGtccctcggcgccggcgccggcggcgtggagctGGCGATCCCGGCGCACTTCCGGTGCCCGATCTCGCTGGACCTCATGCGGGACCCCGTCACGGCGCCGACGGGGATCACCTACGACCGGGAGAGCATCGAGGCCTGGCTGGACACGGGCCGCGCCACCTGCCCCGTTACCCACGCGCCGCTCCGCCACGAGGACCTCGTCCCCAACCACGCCATCCGCCGGGTCATCCAGGACTGGTGCGTCGCCAACCGCTCCCGCGGCGTCGAGCGGATCCCCACGCCCAAGATCCCTGTCACGCCCGTCCAGGCCTCCGAGCTCCTCTTCGACCTCGCCGgggccgcgcgccggcgagaCGCCGTGCCGCGGTGCGCCGAGGTGGTCGCCAGGATAAAGGCACTCGCGAGGGACAGCGAGCGGAACAGGCGATGCTTCGCGTCCATCGGCACgggccgcgcgctcgccgccgcgttcAAGTCGCTCGCTTCCGCCGCTGACACCGCGCCGGCGGGGCGCGTCCTCGAGGACATACTGGCGGCATTGGTCTGCATGATGCCGCtggacgaggaggccgccgcgacACTGGGCTCGCCGAGCTCGCTGGGGTCTCTGGTCGCCATTGCGGAGAGCGGGAGCTTGGCGGGGAGGATGAACGCCGTGCTGGCGATCAAGGAGGTCGTCTCGTGCGACGGAGCGTTCGTGGATTTGAGCAGGAAGTTGGACGAGATTGTGGACGCGCTGGTCAAGATCATCAAGGCTCCCATCTGCCCGCAGGCCACCAAGGCCGCCATGGTCGCCACCTACCACCTGGCGCGGTCCGACGAGCGCGTCGCGGcgcgcctcgccaccgccgggCTCGTCCCCGTGCTCGTCGAGGCCCTCGTCGAGGCCGACAAGAGCATGTCCGAGAAGGCGCTGGCGGTTCTCGACGCGGTGCTCGCGTCGGAGGAAGGCCGCGAGAGCGCACGTGCGCACGCGCTCGCCGTGCCCGTGCTGGTCAAGAAGATGTTCCGCGTGTCCGACCTGGCCACCGAGCTCGCCGTGTCGGCGATGTGGCGGCTCGGCAGGGCGCCCCgcgacggggaggaggacgatgaggtGACGCGGTGCCTTGTCGAGGCGCTGCGGGTTGGCGCGTTCCAGAAGCTGCTCCTCCTCTTGCAGGTCGGTTGCAGGGATGCAACCAAGGAGAAGGCCACCGAGCTGCTCAAGATGCTCAACAAGTACAAGGGCGTAGGCGAATGTGTCGATGCTGGGGATTTCAGAGGGCTCAATAAGCTGTCGGCCTAAATCGGGAGGAACTTGATGTACAAAAAGTGGATACTGTAAAAAAGAGAGATGTAACCTGTAAGTAGATAGGATAGTTGCAATTTTGTTGGACATGCTTCCATGCTATTTCAGCAGCTTAGGTTCAAACTGAAAATattgattttcttttccttttgtgaAGAACTTGTAAGTTTCTTTTAACATATTTTAAGGGGAGCAATATAATGTCATGCTATCTGAAGAAAATTCTAGAGAAACCAGATCAGAAAATTCTAGAGAAACCAGATCTAAATTCTAAACTACTGAACTGATTTGCATCAACTAGAACTTTCTTAGGACCTCATGCTTGAAATGTGGGGTGGCTCATGCTTGTAAAGTTGGTTTTAGCTAAGTGAGGCTAAAGACCTTTTTCAGTACATGCCACTGATACACTGTGTGCACCTAGTTTTGAATCGTATGCTAATCAACATCATGTCGCCAATTACGGATAAATTATAGATTACGGATGATCATTAGTTATCACTAAAAATTGTCATGAAAGGATGTGCATGGCTAATTTGTGCCTAACTGTAACATGCTGTCACATTTTGTTATTGTCTGGGTGAAACTTTAGATCACATTTGCCCTGTAATCCGAACCTTCAGTGGAACATGACTCCGAGTGCAATAATTATCTCATGACCCTTTTTTTCCAACTTTCATATCGTCCATAGACTTGATCCgtcattcttctccatctgtCCCTGGCGAGATTTACGTCTTATGGGCAGGATTTACCAGTCCTAGAGGAAACCTAAGTGAAGTTAGCAGCACAACGTGGTAAGCGGTCGGCGCCTCGGCAGGGCCCTGCCCGCCTTGATGATGGTAGATGGTTGGGTGGGTTGGGCTAGATCGCTAGAGGCAGGGATAACGATCCTCACGACCTCATGGTGGTTAGATACTTAGATGGAGTCGAGCAGTGGAATGACCAAAGGCCGCTGGATGTTGTGACAGACCCTCATCTCGCGTCTTACTAAATCCGTTCCATCTCATCATACCATGCAAAACACAAGCAATCAGACAGAGCCATGTCCAAGGGCGATGCGTCAAATGAATCCGACTCCGTCCTCACTTCCAATATTACGTACATATATGAgagcaggaaaaagaaaaataccacGCCATTCCCAAAAGCATAACTGGTAGTCTGATAATAACCAAAGCATAACTTATAACCAAACGTCTCGACCCTTTTACCATGAATTTGAAAGAGTAATTATTAGGTCAGCGCTATGAATTTGCTACGAAGTATATATTCTTgcgatttattttttttcccttgtgaATTCTTACAGCATCATCCATAGATTTGTCGAAACCATCCGTTTCGCTCAATGCATGTGTTTTTTGTTCTATATCCGTAGTGTGTTCTGTTCGCTCGACATTCGTTCTAGTCGTGCCTTGGAAGTTGGACTATTCCGCAGCAACGCTAGTCCATTGTATCCGCCTAGACGCACGAACAGTCCTCACCTTTGAAAACCTCAGTTCAAGCTTGGACCGATCGACGGAGTAGTAAAACGTGACCAGGTTGACCCTACACCGACCGAACTTGACCCAGACCAGCCTCTACCTGTACGCCGGCCGGGCCCCATCCAGATCTTTGACCTCCGGTTCTCTCTGCCCGAGCTCGTACGTGTCCGGCGGCTTGCTTGTTTCGTAGCAGCACTTCGTTTGTCTTGGGTTTTTGAGGAGGAATTAGGGGACAAACAGCAGGATAACCAGAATAGATTCAGATCAGAGTAGCAGGAAGAGGAAGCTTAGAGGAAAATGTTTATGTTTATCTCTCCAAAAgatcctctcccctcctctctccacaGCAGGATATAAAAGCTACACACACGCGCACACCGCTCACTCAGTTACATGTGCTTGGCCCTCGTCTGTGCGTGCAAGCACTGCGATCCACTCCGGACCAGCCCATCTTGTGTTGGGCTTCTTCCTCCATGTACTTGTTCGCGGCCCAGGAAGCGATTCACCTTCTTTAGCAGCACTAACAGTTTTACAGCGACTTCCACGACTTGCGTCACGCGGTCACGCCGACGCCGAAGCTTGGCGCCTTGGCGGATTGGCGCCCGCGCCGTCCTGATCGTTGGACACCGCCGGCAGTGTGGCGTGCTGATGAGTGATGAAGCGCGACGTGAAACGCCTGAGGTGCTGGGATGGTAAATTTTGCGCAGTGCATAGCACCCTGGGTAGTGCTCTAAGGTAGGACCCACACCTGAGGTGCTAGGGTGGTAAATTTTGCTCCAGCGTTTAGCAACCTGTGTGGGACCCACGGAACtagataagaaaaataaaaaaactcccTTGCTCTCCCACATGCCTGCCTTCCTCCTCCGTCCGTTCATTCTGTTTCTTCGTCCGTTCCGGAACGCCGCCGATCCAAAATTCCAAATCTATCATTAGTGTTCTTTGTCCATAGCAGATGGCTCAAATCGATTGCTCTCGATCCCCTCTTCCAGATCCACTTGGTTTGCATTTGGGTTGGCAGGCTCACGTGGtctttttggaaaaagaaagaagcagGGGATAGAAGAATGGGCTCCGATTTGTTTTGCTTTATCGAGCAAATCAGAGGGAACGGCCTCGCGCTCGTCTTGGCGTGGTGAATGCGCAGCTTGCGGATGTGTCCGGAGCAGAGGAGGTGGGGACGACCGCTAGCCAGGGCCGGTCGATTTGGGAGACCCAGCGCGAAAGTAAAACTTGGGAccctttaatataaacattatacaaatatatataaaatgttaCTAATAAatacttacattgttatcatcgacgttgatgttaacattttcttcatGATTCCTATTAGTTGGTTTATCCGCAACAATTATTACCAACTCATCGGGGTTCGTCGAAACGTCCGTATTACTCTCAGGGCTCAGataactcttgcaaaatttatccatagctcatctctgtgattctatcaactcatccacacgtctttttctttcctttttctcacagcctgattcatattttctaggcgacatgatatcccacagtgctgaaattattataaatatacaatagttataaattagttgaaattaaataatttatgatagtaaattaataattaatggtatgaaAAATTAGCAATCGTATGGTGTACATGGGTGCCGACGCAATTGAACATGAACAACCTGATCTCGTGCGACAAAGTCAAACAGTAACCTGGAATAATACACGCACGAGAGGATCACGCGCATGCGCGGGACGACGGGAGTGCAACTGTcgggcgcaggcgcgcagcATGGCAGCAGGCAGAGCAACTTTTGGCGTGGCGGCAGCCCTAGCCCCTAGGCGGCGCTACGGCGTATGCGATCTATTCGCGTGTGCGTCGCGTTTCCCTGTTCGACTGCCTCATCCTTTAGGCTTGACACCTGGGGGTGGGGCCCGTACTAATCTGCAGCCTTGCAGgcttttgtttgttgtttcgaCGTTTCGTTTCTTCCTACTCCTGGGGGCCTCCGGTTGTATTCAGGTCTGGTTGTATTGTTGCCTGTTGGGCCTGTCAGTGTGTCACCTGTGCGCTGGGCGTTCTGGGCGCTGCCTAGGTGCTCCTGCACACGCCTGACACCTAGGGGTGGGgcccctgggatttgggggcccTAGGCAGCCGCCCCTCCTGCCTCCCAGGGCCAGCCCTGCCACTAGCGTGGCTAGAAGCAAGTGGAGCTCACTCGCGGGGCAGCGGCGCTCGCGTCCATACGCGCTCGGGGGAGGGAAGGGTCCCCGGCGAGCCCCAACAGCTGGAGGAGCCACCGGCGGCTCTACGGACGGGCGCCGTTAGGAGATCATTGAACGCTGCAGCCGCGGCATGGGTAGACCATGGTTGGCGCCATCGTCGTCCGAGGctgaggaggagcctgaggagagGATGCAGAAAGAACTTTTTAATCAAGGCACGAGTGCAAAATTGAGCACCAAGTGCTGGGATAGCACCGGATAAAAGATTCTCTCCAATGTATGGCACCCTCTCAGCTGTTCTCTCTCTTGCTAGCAAGAATAACTCCAAGACAGGTACGACTGTAGCAAGTACAAGAACAAGGACAAGGACGACACCAAGAGAAGAAGGAGCACCGCAAGAAGGTCAAAGCGCGCGCCTTCATCACCTCTCTCAGCGACGTCAATtccgacaccgacgaccacactgactcaagctcaagtgaggagGACGACAACCACAAgacgaagaagaaggatggcaagaacTTCAATGGCCTCTGCTTCTACTTCGGCAAGAACCGCGACGGGTACTGCGTCATGGCCCTCAACGCCGACAACAAGAAGGATAGCAAGGAAAGTGACTCCGACTCGGAAACAGAGGTAAAGCCCACTTCTGAACAACTTACCTTAGAAGTAGAGGAACTCAATGATTGCTTGCTAAATCAAGATAAGTTGCTTAAAAAGACTGCTCGTGAACGAATTGAGCTTAAGACTAAGTTGGAGAGTGCTTTGATTGAAatagatatgcttaaatctgctcctactatttctgatgttgttgattGCGATGAATGTGCTGTTCACAAGGCTAGTATAGCTTCTttgcaatctaagcatgctttgcttgtagatgaacttgatttgactagggctgctttAGATGAAGTTAAAACTAGACATGTTTTACTTGGTGCTTGCAAATCTTGCCCAGCTTTACAAATTCAACTTGATAATGCATGTGCTAAGATTAAAGCTCTTGATAAATCTGATTTAATTGCTAAATCCAAAGTTCCTGAATGCAcaaaatttcatgaatttaAACATGCTTTGCAAAATACTGAGGATGAAAATTACTACTTGTGCACTGTTCTCAGTTGGGTGTCGAGTAGGGAACCTCAGTTGGgtatgatgattcaggagtttaAGGTGGCTGATGGTTTTGTAATTGGGAATATGATCAAGCAGTGCAGATTTGATGGGTTGTATGAGAAGGTTTTTGATGGATTATATGAGAAGGTTTTTGATGGGTTGTATGAGAAGGTTGGTCAGTGTAGTGGTGAGAGAAACACAAGCAACTTCCACCCCTTGTGAGTCACCCAAGCTGAGTGGAGAGCAACATAACCCAGATTGTGAGGAAAAACCTATAGAGTGTGTTAAAGATGGAGTGTTCATTGAAATACCACCAAAAGTTCCAAAGAAAACCATCTTGGTGGAAAAATCCAATCACCTCAGAAACAAGCTTGACACACTCCCTGATATGGCTTTGAAGCATCCTCCACCAAAATCCCAAGCCAAATCACAACCAAGAATGAACACTCAACCCAAAGCTAATCCACAGCTGAAAGTTAACCCTCAACCCAAAGCtaacccacagccaaaacaaTCAATTCGGTTTCACTGTGAGTACTGTAAAAGGGAGGGTCATCTTGAGAAGTTTTATTTTCGAAAGAAGAAAGCTTTGAGGTGTGAGCGTGCGTGGGGCAACAAGGATATGTACCACCcctctcatggtgtacatgcgcctagaacaactcctccacctcgtcgtgtggatagtgtgcATTCAAATCCTTCTTGGAGGTTTGCCAGCCATGCTCCTCGTCATGATCAATATGACTTAGGACAGCATGGTCGTGGCTTTGAGTCTCAGAGGCACAACAGACCACAATTTCCCCCTCGTGGTGGCCGTAGTCCTGTAGTAAGatgagagatggttgattttgctaaccccactcttgagaaaatggttcgacactggtattctacttgttttaCTAAC is a genomic window containing:
- the LOC117837209 gene encoding U-box domain-containing protein 21; its protein translation is MALLARRARRAVTKAVSLGAGAGGVELAIPAHFRCPISLDLMRDPVTAPTGITYDRESIEAWLDTGRATCPVTHAPLRHEDLVPNHAIRRVIQDWCVANRSRGVERIPTPKIPVTPVQASELLFDLAGAARRRDAVPRCAEVVARIKALARDSERNRRCFASIGTGRALAAAFKSLASAADTAPAGRVLEDILAALVCMMPLDEEAAATLGSPSSLGSLVAIAESGSLAGRMNAVLAIKEVVSCDGAFVDLSRKLDEIVDALVKIIKAPICPQATKAAMVATYHLARSDERVAARLATAGLVPVLVEALVEADKSMSEKALAVLDAVLASEEGRESARAHALAVPVLVKKMFRVSDLATELAVSAMWRLGRAPRDGEEDDEVTRCLVEALRVGAFQKLLLLLQVGCRDATKEKATELLKMLNKYKGVGECVDAGDFRGLNKLSA